In the Prionailurus viverrinus isolate Anna chromosome A3, UM_Priviv_1.0, whole genome shotgun sequence genome, GGATTCCCTGTACTTACTCACTGTTTGATTCTTGGAAACCATCtcacagtgtttttaaaaaacatatgagTTGAAGATTGTATAATTCTCGGGTACAAAAGTGAGTTTGAGTAGGAAGTTTTAATTTCGTAGAAGCTGCATGAATCCCCGAGGATCGGTAAGAGAGATTTTAATACTCTGAAAAAATAGTACAGTGTAATGGAAAGATCACTAAGCCAGAGTTAGCCATGCACTGGCCAGGTCTCCTTGTACCAGTTGTGTAGACAcggtttctttttctgtaaaaaaaaataagaagaagttGGAGGGCCCCCTTCATACAGATCCCCAGGAAAGAGGCATCAACTCCACACTCCTAAAGCCTCACTAAAATGACAGTAaagagtgcgtgtgtgtgtgtgtgtgtgtgtgtgtgtgtgtgtgtgtgtgtgttgaatggCATAAACCCTGAAGAATGAGGAGAATAAGAAGGGAGACCACAGCAAAAAATTTTGGAGGTTGGAAAGCAGACAGACCAGTGATAAAGGGCTCAAAAGACCCAAGAAAACTGACTGATAATGCGGCTGCAGGGAAAGCCGATAACGACCCCAGAATCCCCCAGAAGCTCAGGAATTAGCAATATTAAGTACTTTTGCAGATAAGACTAAAAGTGGCAGCCTAGGTAAAGATAGATTGAAAGCTATTTAAAAAGCAGTCAGAAACCCAGATTCTCCCCTATCCTGGCAAAGAACTAGAGACTTGATAACCCTCAGAGGTGGTAAGACAGAGGGCCCCCAACTTGAGGGCACCTGGCTTGGCTTAGGTGCCCTATTCTCCTCCTCAGTCCCAGTGTGCCTGTGGCAGGGACTGCGCCATTCTGCCAGGAGGTTAGCAGAGTGctctagggacacctggctggctcagttggtaagtgcgtgcaacgcttgatctcagggttgtgagttcgagccccatgttggatacagaggttgctttaaaaaaaatctttataaaagaaTAGAGTTCTCTGGGGAATCTGGACCAAGAAGAAAGCCCCTAAGGAACTGACGCTGGAGGCTTCCAAACCAGACTTCTTGCCAGAACATTCTGCAACTCAGAAGCTCAGTCCAAGCCCTGCCAGGTAGCTGGTTGGTGCCCTCTGAAATACTAGCGGATAACCAAGGGAGACTGTGTTAGGAATCAAAACGGACAAGCAGCAGCAAATCAGGAGAAAACAGGCCATGGTGGGAGAAGAAAACTCAGAACACCCATCACATACGTTCTCcagggtgtggggaaagggatTGCAAACATGAAAAGAAGTATATTGTAAGAAACGGACATTCAGAAGTAAAAAGgactgttaaaataaaaactagcaggaatgataattaaaaagaagGGTTGGGTAAAACGAGGAAACCTTTTAGGCGGCAGAAAAGTGGCAAGATGGTgacacccggggggctcagtcggttaagcgtccaactcctgatttcagctcaggtcttgatgtcacaggtcatgggttcaagccctgcatcaggctctgatctgacagggcagagcctgcttggaattctctctctccttctctctgtccctcccccactcacacgtgctctttaagtaaataaataaacattaaagggggggcggggcgggggggtgcgcctgggtggcgcagtcggttaagcgtccgacttcagctcaggtcacgatctcgcggtccgcgagttccagccccgcgtcgggctctgggctgacggctcggagcctggagcctgtttccgattctgtgtctctccctctctctgcccctcccccgttcatgctctgtctctctctctctcaaaaataaataaacgttaaaaaaaaaaaaatactactattCCTGCCCCCAAATTCTAGAACAGGAGGACATGAATTTCTACACGGTAAAGGTCCACCAAATGGTCAACACAGCGGGTGAGAATAGACCCCAAAATAGAAATGTAACATTTCCTGACCCCAGAGGAAGTTCATCACACTCTGGGAAAGCAATTCCCGGTCACCTTTCCAGGGACCCGGAATTGGAACGGCTCCAGGTTCAGCAGGAGGCGTGGAGTCGAGCACCTGCCCAGTTGTCTGGGAGGATTGTGTCCAGCCCGGAATTCTGTAAGCCCGGCCCGCCTATGGATCAAGGGAGAGATACGAGAAACAGATGTACTTCCATTCCCCTGCTTAGGAAGCCAGACGGAGATGTGTTCCagcgagaaagagggagaaatcgAGCCGAGGAAAAGTGAGGTTTCACACCtgctgagaggggaggggagaccccAGGCGGCATCTGCACAGCGGGCACAGCGGGGAGCCAGTCCAGACTGGCCGGAAGGCGCAGGACCTCTTTGGGATGACAGAGTTGAGGGAGGACGTGAGGCTTGTGAATGTCTTAAGCCGGAATGTGGTGGCAAAGGGCACGGTGTCGGCTTAGTCTCGACACCACATGAAACTAAGCAGACGGGCACCTGGCggctcggttggttgggtgtccgactctggctcaggtcatgatctcacggttcatgagttcgagccccacactggcctccgtgctgacagtgcctttgtgagtgcgagccccaagtccagctctgtgctgacagtgcggagcctgcttgggattctctctctctctctctctctctctctttctgcccctcccccactcacttgctctctctgtccctctctcgaaataaataaacttaaaaaaaaaaaaaaaacaactaagcaAACAGAAACAGTCCAGGAAAAAATtatgcaggaaaagaaaaggaatcctaACCTTCCACATTTCTCAGCTACAAATAGTATCTGAGGAATAAATCCTTCCGTGTAAATACTAAGGATTTTGTGAACCACAGTGATCATATATGTTGGGCGATGGGAGGgtgaaagagtgtgtgtgtcgtgggggcagggagggaagagagcaaaACCCAGAGACCTAAAACAGAAGCTCCTGGAACAGCTGTCAGTGGAAGTGAATACCACAGTAGTTGTCTGAAAGAAGTGAAAATAGTTCCTGTAGAGAATAAGACATGGGAGGGGGacactgtttcatttctttttgtttgtttgtttgtttttaaattatgttctaGAATTCTTTGGACACTGAGGTGCACATAAAACTGTAGTGACAATAAGAATAGAAACACCGGTTGGCAGAAGATCGTCTGTTAACCTGTTTATTGACGTGTTCACATTTTTAGCTGCGGTAAACAGCTAGCCCAGAGTCCCAATTCTGCAAAACAAGAAAATGCTGTCTAAGAAAAATACTTCTCTGGTAGGCCTCTGAGAATTGCAGAATTGAGGACATGTGCCTTTTTTTCTTACCTCTCTAGATTATCCTCTTGACTTGAACCACAGCGAAACCTTCCTACAAACCACAACATTTCTTCCCGAAGACTTCACCTACTTTGCAAACCATACCTGCCCTGAGAGGCTCCCTTCCATGAGTGAGTAGAGCCACCCTGGCTTTGCAGACTGACGGGTCTTTTTATCTGATTAAAATAAgaatgagaggttttttttttccccctaatgttttatttttgagagagtgcaagtgggggaggggcagagagagggggctgcAGAGGATTGGACgatgtggggcgtgaactcacgaaccgagagatcatgacctgagcagaagatgGACGTTTTGAGTTTGGGCATGATCACTTGGGGTCACCGATCGGTGGTGGGGCCGTGCGTGGGTGCTCGCCTCGGGAGCCCTCAGAGAGACTTCAAGCACAGccactttcctccttcctctttgagACGTTCAGCTGCCATTCACTCAGTCTCAATTTCTTTCCACTCCATTGGCAGAGCCAAAGCTCTAAAGTCTTAACTTCTTGACTTACTGCTTTGCCCAGTAATAGTGATGAAGTGAAATACAGGGGGTTGCAAAGCAGAGGAAGGGCCTCCCAGCACTGTGAAAGACGGCAGTCAGCTGAAAAAGCATTGAacctccctagagagtgaaaccCTGGACATGGGGGGAGACTTCTGTCATTTTCTGGcctcttaattctttttcttcccccccacccctttctctgtccAGAGGGCCCAATAGACATAAACATGAGTGAAATCGCAATGGACGACATCCATGAAATCTTCTCCAAAGACCCAGCCATCAAGCTCGGAGGTCACTGGAAGCCTTCGGATTGCATGCCTCGATGGAAGGTAGGCTGTGAAGTCAGACCAGGTACTAGGAGGCCCACCTGGACTTGGCCATCATCCCAGGTTGCCGTGGGATTCACGGACCGTGATAATCTGTGCTTTGCACCCTACTGCCCGATGCAAAGTATCTGCAGTTCATGGAAACGCTTTGGAGGCGTGGGTTTCCCTAAGGACAGGCTACAGCCCCGGAAGTGTGTGTCGTCCGCATGGCTGAGCGGGACCCTTTGGTCTTCTTTATAGGCGTCTTGGCTAAGCAAGGAGGAGGGTTGGTAGGTCTCTTGCGCCATGTTAGCAAAAGCCATCTTCACAAATCCGGGGCTGCATGTGCCTCATTTGGCATCGTTACTCTGAGCTTAGTGCGACCAAGAGCGGAGTTCTGCAGCCTGACACTGAGAATTTCTGGTTGTTTCTCTGCATGACTGTAGTTAGGAGGCATCCGTGTGTGGATCTGGCTCATGACACCGGCCTAAGTCCAGtgtttcaacaagtatttgttcaAGTGCTGTTTCTGTGCCGGTCCTGCAAGGAACAAGGCAGATCTGGAATAGATGGGCATTTCCAGCCCATCACTGGGCGTATGACCAGCATTAAGAGATGAGATagatgtatatctatctatctcagaGTGCGCTGCACGCTCTAAGAGGAAGTACTGTTTTGTGGAGCGTGTTTTAGTTGTATGCCTCTGTATCCATGGACGTGTTTGTGGGACGGGTCTTGGTGGAGGATGAACGTCTTCCTCTGGGTTGTGGCCTAGAAAGAACTCACTCAGCAGGTGCACTATGTACACAGCATGGTGTGTGTGAGGACAGAGTCCCCTCACTTCCGAGGGTCCACCTGCCAACATAGCCGCTCCTTCAGCAGAGGCTGCGGACAAGGCAGCCTTCCAGAATAGCCCAAGAGCCGGTCCCCCGATTCTGCAGCAGCCTCGTGCCACAGAGCAGAAGTCGGGGGGACTCACGGGGCGGCTTCTCTCGTGTGACCCTCTCCAGGTGGCGATCCTCATCCCTTTCCGGAACCGCCACGAGCACCTCCCAGTCCTGCTCAGACACCTGATTCCCATGCTCCAGCGCCAGCGCCTGTGGTTTGCGTTTTATGTGGTTGAACAGGCGAGtggcccttccttccctcttctctctgttccgAGGCAGCAGTTCAGAGTCCACCTTTGGAGTGCAGAGCCAGGGAAACGGAAATCTGACGATCGAGCCACCCAGAGGTgaaagggagggcagagagagcagttTGGGTTTGAGGTGTTACCCGAGACGGGCAGACCCGAGTCCAGGGTGGACCTGTGTGTGCCCTTCGACAAAGGCTCCTTGTTGGGGGTTGAGTCAGAGCTGCCTTGGGTGGTGTCTTCAGTCTCCAGACCCAGGAAACTCCCCTTAAGATAAGGATAAGGAGCCGTGAGTAGAAGTGGCTGTATTGTTCTTTCCTCCCTTTATGGGGCTTCCAAATGCTGTTAAGGGTCGAATGCCTGCCTTTAGGACAGTCTTGGGAGAGAGTCACCACCCCTCTTATTTCTAAGGAGATCGGGGTGAGATGTCAAGTGGCTTGTGAGGCAGTGATGAGCGTGCTGGCCCGGCCCCCAGGGGTCCCTCCCCGTCGGGTTCAGTCAGCGCTCCTTTAGGCAGGGCTGGGACAGCAAAGAGTTCGCTCCgggagcaaaagaaaaataaagttctgcTTCTTTTAGGTCGGCACCCAGCCTTTTAATCGAGCCATGCTTTTCAACGTCGGCTTTCAAGAAGCAATGAAGGATCTGGACTGGGACTGTCTTATTTTTCATGATGTGGATCACATTCCAGAAAGCGATCGGAACTACTATGGATGCGGGCAGATGCCGAGACACTTCGCAACCAAGCTGGACAAGTATATGTACCTGTGAGTATCACGTCCCCGGGAAGAGGTCCAATCTGAAAGGATGCCGAGAGATGCAAAGGTGGCCAAAGCCAGTTAGCTCCACCCAGCGCGCATCGGCTGGCGAAGGGGTGAACAAAATGGAGCACGGCCACAGCACGGTACGCTGTTAGGCAGCAAACAGGAAGGGAGTCCTGACACGCTGGCCGGTGGGTGAACCCTGAAAGCATTGGTGCGAGGCAGGAGCTACTCACCAGAGGCCAGGTGTCGGCCTGATCGCATTTCCGTGACTTGCCCAGAATTCGGCAAAGCCGCAGACACAGAAAGGACAGTGATGGttagggtggaggggaggagggggaacgGAGAGTGGCCACTGATGGGTACAAGGCTTCTTTTTTGGGGCGATGAAAGGTGTTAGAATGGATTGGGGCCGTGGTGGCACGACTCCGTGAATATCCCAAAAACGACGAAGTTGTGTACTTTAAATGCGTGAATTGTATGGAACGCCAGTTATgtgtcaataaagctgttacgAAAAAGACAATTAGAGAAGGATGCAGTTAGCTACGGAGGGCGACGTGCCTCAGCACAGGGAAACGGTTGCAGATGGGTCAGGACAGCAGTGCGGGGAGCGCTGTTTCACGTTGTGCGGTTCTCCGGTGAGATGGCAGCCAGTCCTGGGGACAAACCACCCCTGGACGCACAGATGACTGAAGCTGTACGTCCCCTTCCAGGCTTCCTTACACCGAGTTCTTTGGTGGAGTGAGCGGCTTAACGGTGGAGCAGTTCCGGAAGATCAATGGCTTCCCAAACGCTTTCTGGGGTTGGGGCGGAGAAGATGATGACTTGTGGAACAGGTACCCCCTTTTCCAGTTTCCGGTGCCTTCTAGAAACACTGCCTTAGGCTCCCCCAGTCAGGCGCCACGCAGGAGGGTTAGGGTGCAAGCCACGGAGGTAATGTGAAGTGTTCTAGCAGCCACGTGTAaaaaggctaaaaaagaaaaagacggGAAATTAATTTCACcgtattttattaataaaacatgTTAACAGTGTATTTATCGTAATATATCAAAAATGATATCCGTCCAACACACAGTCAGTATAAAATGTTGACAAGATCCTccacattcatctttttttccccttctatctttgaaatctggtatttATTTTACACTCCTAGCACATTTCACTGAAACCTCCCCAAACCAGAGGTCACGTATTAGTGATGTGTACACGCATTTATCCGTACCATCAGATAAGGCTTGTGTTGTACAAGTTTGGGTGAACGATGCTGTATTTGAGTAGCGTCAACCAGTCTTTTTACAGAGTGAGTGAATAGTAACCTAGTAAggaacaaataagcaaaagaatTTCTACCTTGTATCTGTTTACTTTCTAAAttggctttaaaaaagaaagctacgTGTTGCTTTTTAATTACAGAGTAATACTTGCCGGCAAAAAATTCACATAATACAAAGGTGCATAAACCAGAGCGTAATTCTTAATCCCCCACCGCTATCCTATTTCATTCCTAGGAAGTAGCGATTTCGAACAGGCTGTTTCTGACCCCACTTTTTTCTGTTCCTACGTAAATAACCCAGGCCCATCCCTTCTCCAACCACGCTAATACAGAGAGAGCCACTTCCTTAATTTTAACAACGGCATGGTATTCCTTTACGTGGATACACgagaatttattttaatcctcTCCTGTCGATGAACATTGTTGTTCGCAGTTTTGAATATCCTTGTTCACGTGTGCAGATATTTCTGTAGCTTAAATTCCTTCTTGTGGAACGGCAGAGTCAAGTAAGTTGCTCTTTTGAATTTGGATAGTAATCGCCAGGATTTTCTTCCAGAAGAGATTGCAGAAAGAGTCCAAGCCATGGTGCATCACCGTTCCATCACGGCCAACATTGGCTATAAACAACCTTTTACATTTTGCTACATTTCGGCCCTTCAGCAGCCGCGTGTGGCCCGGGGCTGCTATACCGGATAGGGGAGCTCCAGACAATTCTTTCTCAGTCTGAGAGATAAAAATGGCATCTCATCCTTTTAATTAATTTGGGTTTCTTAGGAACCCGGTGAGGATGAACGGCTTTGCCACAAACCTACTGTTTGACTGGTCCTTGAGTCCAGTCAAACTCCAAATCAGGACATCTGTCAATTCTCCGCTGGCACTGTCCCCAGGTCAGCAGGAACCCCCTTGGGTGCAGGATCTGGGTCTGGTTTCCCCCCAGTGTGCTGCCCAATtccaggcacacagtaggcatccTATATGTATTTATCAACTCAGAGTAAGAACACACTTTCCTGTATCAAAAGGAGAGTGTAATTTGGAGTCAAGAGGAGGatgttgaaataatattctcCCGCAGTGTTGACATATGAAGACAACCGT is a window encoding:
- the B4GALT5 gene encoding beta-1,4-galactosyltransferase 5 isoform X2 is translated as MRVRRGLLRLPRRSLLAALFFFSLSSSLLYFVYVAPGIVNTYLFMMQAQGILIRDNMRTIGAQVYEQVVRSAYAKRNSSVNDSDYPLDLNHSETFLQTTTFLPEDFTYFANHTCPERLPSMKGPIDINMSEIAMDDIHEIFSKDPAIKLGGHWKPSDCMPRWKVAILIPFRNRHEHLPVLLRHLIPMLQRQRLWFAFYVVEQVGTQPFNRAMLFNVGFQEAMKDLDWDCLIFHDVDHIPESDRNYYGCGQMPRHFATKLDKYMYLLPYTEFFGGVSGLTVEQFRKINGFPNAFWGWGGEDDDLWNRVQNAGYSVSRPEGDTGKYKSIPHHHRGEVQFLGRYALLRKSKERQGLDGLNNLNYFANITYDALYKNITVNLTPELAQVSEY
- the B4GALT5 gene encoding beta-1,4-galactosyltransferase 5 isoform X3; translation: MMQAQGILIRDNMRTIGAQVYEQVVRSAYAKRNSSVNDSDYPLDLNHSETFLQTTTFLPEDFTYFANHTCPERLPSMKGPIDINMSEIAMDDIHEIFSKDPAIKLGGHWKPSDCMPRWKVAILIPFRNRHEHLPVLLRHLIPMLQRQRLWFAFYVVEQVGTQPFNRAMLFNVGFQEAMKDLDWDCLIFHDVDHIPESDRNYYGCGQMPRHFATKLDKYMYLLPYTEFFGGVSGLTVEQFRKINGFPNAFWGWGGEDDDLWNRVQNAGYSVSRPEGDTGKYKSIPHHHRGEVQFLGRLVQCVYPSHKYPLYFAFADVPEHVATPCLPPHLLSKVRFWWLLNSSWRDVHLPVRQALV
- the B4GALT5 gene encoding beta-1,4-galactosyltransferase 5 isoform X1, which translates into the protein MRVRRGLLRLPRRSLLAALFFFSLSSSLLYFVYVAPGIVNTYLFMMQAQGILIRDNMRTIGAQVYEQVVRSAYAKRNSSVNDSDYPLDLNHSETFLQTTTFLPEDFTYFANHTCPERLPSMKGPIDINMSEIAMDDIHEIFSKDPAIKLGGHWKPSDCMPRWKVAILIPFRNRHEHLPVLLRHLIPMLQRQRLWFAFYVVEQVGTQPFNRAMLFNVGFQEAMKDLDWDCLIFHDVDHIPESDRNYYGCGQMPRHFATKLDKYMYLLPYTEFFGGVSGLTVEQFRKINGFPNAFWGWGGEDDDLWNRVQNAGYSVSRPEGDTGKYKSIPHHHRGEVQFLGRLVQCVYPSHKYPLYFAFADVPEHVATPCLPPHLLSKVRFWWLLNSSWRDVHLPVRQALV